A single Stutzerimonas stutzeri DNA region contains:
- a CDS encoding FKBP-type peptidyl-prolyl cis-trans isomerase — translation MRHHRLASAIALVGLVLAGCDSETSAKLETPAQKASYGIGLNMGKSLAQEGMADLDSNAVAQGIDDAIGKKEQKLTDEELMEAFAYLQTRAEERMVEMNKEAVAAGKKFLEENAKREGVKTTESGLQYEVVKAAEGPQPGTDDIVTVHYEGSLTDGTVFDSSIKRGAPIDLPVGGVIPGWVEGLQLMHVGEKYKLYIPSELAYGEQSPSPLIPANSVLVFDLELLGIKGEEGDAAPAAEAEPEAAEQAPGQ, via the coding sequence ATGAGACATCATCGTTTGGCGTCGGCAATAGCCCTGGTTGGCCTGGTGCTGGCGGGCTGTGATTCGGAAACCAGCGCCAAGCTGGAAACCCCGGCGCAAAAAGCCTCCTACGGTATCGGCTTGAACATGGGCAAGAGTCTTGCTCAGGAAGGCATGGCCGATCTCGACTCGAACGCGGTTGCGCAGGGTATCGACGACGCGATCGGCAAGAAAGAGCAGAAGCTGACCGATGAAGAGTTGATGGAGGCCTTTGCCTACCTGCAAACCCGTGCCGAAGAGCGCATGGTCGAGATGAACAAGGAGGCCGTTGCGGCTGGCAAGAAGTTCCTCGAAGAAAACGCCAAGCGTGAAGGCGTCAAGACCACCGAATCCGGCCTGCAGTACGAAGTGGTCAAGGCCGCCGAGGGTCCTCAGCCCGGCACGGACGATATCGTCACCGTTCATTATGAAGGCAGTCTGACTGACGGAACGGTCTTCGATAGTTCGATCAAGCGTGGCGCTCCGATCGACCTGCCTGTCGGCGGTGTCATTCCAGGTTGGGTCGAAGGTCTGCAACTGATGCACGTCGGCGAGAAATACAAACTGTATATCCCGAGCGAGCTGGCATACGGGGAGCAGAGCCCGAGTCCGCTGATTCCGGCCAACTCGGTGCTGGTCTTCGATCTGGAACTGTTGGGCATCAAGGGCGAAGAGGGCGACGCGGCACCTGCCGCAGAAGCCGAGCCCGAGGCTGCTGAACAGGCCCCTGGACAGTAA